A window of Adhaeribacter arboris genomic DNA:
GATGCCTTAACGATTACTTATTATATTGTTAGGGTATTCAAAAAAAGCTGCTAGGCGCACTTTAAAAATAAAGGCATGGAACTACTGCAAATAAATATTCCCCGGCTAGTAGAAAACGTTCGGCCTTTTCGCTTATCCTTTCAGCCGTTTGTGCATTACCTGCAAAAGCAGAAACAAGAAGCGCCACCCAAATCGGGGCTTATTTTTTTGTATGATTACCTCATTTCCAAGTTTACTCCTTTTTTGGCGCTGCAGCATACCTTAGAAGAACTAACGGATACGGAACCAATTGATGAGCTTTTTACTCTAATCAAGCACAGTGTTTTACCATTTATTCATCAGGGCGAAGAAACTCCGTATGCTATTGGATTGCCCCACCATCCGCTTTCCCTTTTTCATTATTCCGAATCTTTTAAGCGTTTAGCCGGTTCCTCCACGGAAACGCCCCCTCACCCCGATTTGCTTACCATGCGCGAAAATTTGGGGCGCGCTTTATACAAATTGGTGCTGGAGAAATGCTACCACATCCCGACCAGTATTGCCTTGTCGCCCTGGCTTACCATCAAGAAAGAAGTAGCGGGCCTGACGAAATATTACCGCCTCCGGATCGATTTCCGGTTTATGGAGCCCCATCCTTTGAGTTCTTTGCCTCCCGTAGATGCTAGTTGGCTGGAGTTTGCCGGTAATAATATCCGAACCGTGGAAGAACTACCCGTAGCCTTGCCTTTGGAGCAATTTACGTTCGATGGGTTCAGTTTTTTCCTGATGGAAGATGTAACCGAACAAGCTACCCTGCAGGATTTGAAAGAAGTATTTGTGCATTTGCAATCGGAGGTAGAAAGTGGTATTTACCAGCGTTTTGAAAAAGCATTGCGTAACTTATGCGGCCTGCAAGACCTCCAGATTGGGTTAATGCCTTTTTTGCAGGTAAACGGTAATTACGTGCACCACGCTCCCTATACTTCCCGCAGTATTTTCCTGAAACACTCTACCCCATTAATAGATGAGAAAAGTAAACCCAAAGTTCAACACTTAATCTATGAGATAGTTCGTCGTCCTCAGCCACGGATATTCAATGATTTAACTTGCGCTAAAACACCCCAACAACGGCTTTTGCGGCGCAAAGGATTCGGAAGTTTTATTGTGTATCCGCTGGTAGTCGCTAATAATGCGGTGGGTATGCTCGAAATTGGCAGCCCGCACGTGGGAGTGTTAAACCGGGAAGTTTTGCGCAAGGTAGAACAAGCTATTCCGATGGTGGTAGAATTACTATTGTACCAGCGGAATCAGTTTAAGAACAGCATGGAAGAAATTATCCGGCAAAAATTTACGCTGCTGCAACCTGCTTTAGAGTGGAAATTTGCCGAAGCCGCCTGGGCTTACCTGCGACAAGGCCAAGAAGAACTGCTCGAAGAAGAAGCCACGCAGGTAATTTTTGAAGAAGTATTTCCTTTTTACGGGGCTATTGATGTCCGCAATTCTTCCACGGAACGGAATAAAGCCATTCAGCAAGATTTTATCCGTCAATTCCGCTCCATCGGGGAGATATTGCAATTGCCCAACCTACCCAGGTATCAAAGTAGGCCCGAAAAGTTGCTGGCTAAGTGCTGGTATTGGCAACGCCGGTTGATAGAAAAAATTACTCCGGAGGAAGAAGAACAAATTACGGAATTTATAAAACGGGAGATAAATCCTTATTTCCGGTATTTGCACCAGCATCACCCTGAATTTAATACTTGGTTATTCCCGTATCTAGAAGTGGTAGACCCAATAACTCATCTTTATCAGCAAAAATACCGGGCCTACGAGCAAAGTATGGCGCAAATAAATACTACTGTTACCACTTACCTAGAGCAAGAGGCCAGAAATATACAAGCTATTTTCCCGCATTACTTCGAGAAGTTTCGCACCGACGGTTTGGAGTACAACCTGTACATCGGTTCTTCTATTGCTCCTTGGTTACCTTTTGGGCCGGAGCATTTACAGCAAATCCGGCAATGGCAACTTGCCTCTATCCTGCAAATGGCGGCTTTAACGCACCAGCTATTACCCGGCTTACCTTTACCTTTGCAAACCACCCAACTTATTTTATTGCATTCGCACCCGGTAGATATAAAATTTCGGCTCGACGAACACCGGTTTGATGTGGAAGGCTCTTATAGCATCCGGTACGAAATAATTAAAAAACGGCTGGATAAAGCTCACCTGAAAGGAACAAACGAGCGGCTTACTCAGCCCGATACCATTGCGTTAGTGTATACAACCCGTCCCGAAATAGAAGAATTTTTGCCGGTTATTCATCGCTTCCAACAAGAACAAAAGCTGGGTATGGAGTTAGAGTTTCTGGAGCTAGAACCCTTACAGGGAGTAACGGGTCTGAAGGCGCTCCGCCTCCGGATTAATTATAAAGGCATTTAAAAATCAACGGTTTCATTCTACTGATATAGGAAACCCGCATTAAGGTTGCCTAAAGCAGTAAGTTTACTTTTTCAGAAATTGGTCTACGTTTTCGCGGGTAATCCGGAGCAGGCCGGTATTAATGGTGGTGGGCACGTTGGTAATATTAGAAGCAGCATCGTTAGCGGACAACCGATTCGTGCGGTGTACCATGTCAAACAAAAACTGCGCGCCGTACCAGGTAAATAATTCCCGCTTCTGGCCGGCCAGCATTTGAATAACGCCTTCTTTCACTAATTGCAAATGTTCTGGTTCCCAATCTACGGTGGTAATTTTTACTTTGCCTGCTTTCCCGGCTTCTTTTACCGCCAATGCCATACCCGGTCCCGAGTTAGAATCAAAGCCGCAAATACCCGCTAAATCCGGATGAGCCGCTAGCACGTCGGAGGTAATTTTGGCAGCTAGCTCTACGTTGGCCTTATCGTCGTATTTACCTACCACCTGCATTTTGGGGTACTTTTTGAGTACATCCAGTAAACCTTGAAAACCGGCTTCCATATTGGTTAGGCCTAAAATGCCCATGTAAGCAACTTTACCTTTTCCGTTGGTTAGCCGTACCATTTCTTCGCCTTGCATGCGACCGATCTGGTACCAGTCGGTACCCAGAAAAGCATGCCGATTCGAGTTAGGTACATCAGAATCGTAAACTACCGTAGGAATTCCGGCGGCTACGGCTTGGTTAATGGCTAAAGCAATACCCGGATCGGTGCCATTGATGAGCAAGCCGGCTGGCCGGGTAGCAATTACCTGTTCAAT
This region includes:
- a CDS encoding GAF domain-containing protein — encoded protein: MELLQINIPRLVENVRPFRLSFQPFVHYLQKQKQEAPPKSGLIFLYDYLISKFTPFLALQHTLEELTDTEPIDELFTLIKHSVLPFIHQGEETPYAIGLPHHPLSLFHYSESFKRLAGSSTETPPHPDLLTMRENLGRALYKLVLEKCYHIPTSIALSPWLTIKKEVAGLTKYYRLRIDFRFMEPHPLSSLPPVDASWLEFAGNNIRTVEELPVALPLEQFTFDGFSFFLMEDVTEQATLQDLKEVFVHLQSEVESGIYQRFEKALRNLCGLQDLQIGLMPFLQVNGNYVHHAPYTSRSIFLKHSTPLIDEKSKPKVQHLIYEIVRRPQPRIFNDLTCAKTPQQRLLRRKGFGSFIVYPLVVANNAVGMLEIGSPHVGVLNREVLRKVEQAIPMVVELLLYQRNQFKNSMEEIIRQKFTLLQPALEWKFAEAAWAYLRQGQEELLEEEATQVIFEEVFPFYGAIDVRNSSTERNKAIQQDFIRQFRSIGEILQLPNLPRYQSRPEKLLAKCWYWQRRLIEKITPEEEEQITEFIKREINPYFRYLHQHHPEFNTWLFPYLEVVDPITHLYQQKYRAYEQSMAQINTTVTTYLEQEARNIQAIFPHYFEKFRTDGLEYNLYIGSSIAPWLPFGPEHLQQIRQWQLASILQMAALTHQLLPGLPLPLQTTQLILLHSHPVDIKFRLDEHRFDVEGSYSIRYEIIKKRLDKAHLKGTNERLTQPDTIALVYTTRPEIEEFLPVIHRFQQEQKLGMELEFLELEPLQGVTGLKALRLRINYKGI
- a CDS encoding substrate-binding domain-containing protein, whose amino-acid sequence is MMIPKVVYCFLLAGFLGLNACELPPREKTATSEGTVLTTATSDEVNPDEEYVMVTTAISMPMYVNHDQSAFKRWGQKMGVKTSILGPSEWDVPAQIETIEQVIATRPAGLLINGTDPGIALAINQAVAAGIPTVVYDSDVPNSNRHAFLGTDWYQIGRMQGEEMVRLTNGKGKVAYMGILGLTNMEAGFQGLLDVLKKYPKMQVVGKYDDKANVELAAKITSDVLAAHPDLAGICGFDSNSGPGMALAVKEAGKAGKVKITTVDWEPEHLQLVKEGVIQMLAGQKRELFTWYGAQFLFDMVHRTNRLSANDAASNITNVPTTINTGLLRITRENVDQFLKK